Within the Fusarium keratoplasticum isolate Fu6.1 chromosome 1, whole genome shotgun sequence genome, the region ACTGGAACAGGCTGATGTTGAACTTGGGCCGCAATGTCACCAAGAACTTCTCCAGAGCACCTGGGCGCTCGGGGAAGCTGAACATGTATAGCCGCTCGTGAGGGACACCGGATCGACCACCGACAAGATATCGGATATGGCTCTTGGCGAGCTCATCCTGCGACAGGTCCGACACGTTCATATTGCCCGACTTGATGCGCTCGATAAGCATGCGAAGCTCCTCGGATCGTTGCGCAGCAGGTGCTGTAAGTGAGAGACCGATAAGGATGTTGGCCACCTCATCACTCGCGTATCGGTATGAAAACTCGGTGACAGCATGGGGcatgatggtgttgatgagctcggcAAAGGAACCAGGGCGCTCAGGGATCTGAACAGCAAGCAGagcctccttgccctcacCCATGCTGGCACGCTCGGCAACAAATCTCAGACGGTCAAAATTCATGTTAGCGCCCGACGTCACGGCGATGAGCGTGCGCTTTGAGTCCCTTGAGGGGTTCTGAGAAACATATTTCTTCAGACCGGCAATGGATAGGGCACCGGCTGGCTCCAGGCCTGAGCGGGTGTCATCGTAcatgtccttgatggctgCACAGATCTCGTCGGTTGAGACCTCGATAACATCgtcgacaacctccttggcgatgcggAACGTCTCCTCTCCGGGgatcttgacagcagcaCCATCGGCGAACAGACCGACTTCCTTGAGCAGGACTCGCTCTCCCTTTTTCAAGGACTCTGCCATGGCATTGGCATCGTGGGCCTCGACACCAATGATCTTGACATGGGGAGCCATGCGCTTGACATAGAGGCCGATTCCAGCAATGAGGCCACCACCTCCGACACCGCAGAAGATGGCCTCCACCTGGGCCATGTTGACCTGGCCAAAGAGCTCGTTCCCGATGGTTCCCTGGCCGGCAATGACGTACGGATCGTCAAACGGCGGGATGTTGATGAGCCCATCTAGCTTCGACCGCCTGGCGCactcctccttggcggcatcAAAGTCCGCGCCGTGCAACACGACATGACCACCAAGCCGGGCGACGTTCAAGTGCTTGATGCTGGGGGTCGCCTCGGGCATGACAATGGTCGCGGGGATCTTGAGCTTGCGAGCCGAATAGGCAACACCCTGGGCGTGGTTACCGGCAGAGCAGCAGACGACGCCCTTCCAGCTCTTGGCCGG harbors:
- a CDS encoding Threonine dehydratase; protein product: MPSVHEPPVVPVVANGVVNGTNGDTRPHTPTTGMALTEYSANPSTPSEEKRAQIKEIVPEEYLLPTGYPDYLRLIASATSRVYEACKVTPLTHAVNLSNRLECKVLLKREDEQPVFSFKLRGAYNKMAHLDPAKSWKGVVCCSAGNHAQGVAYSARKLKIPATIVMPEATPSIKHLNVARLGGHVVLHGADFDAAKEECARRSKLDGLINIPPFDDPYVIAGQGTIGNELFGQVNMAQVEAIFCGVGGGGLIAGIGLYVKRMAPHVKIIGVEAHDANAMAESLKKGERVLLKEVGLFADGAAVKIPGEETFRIAKEVVDDVIEVSTDEICAAIKDMYDDTRSGLEPAGALSIAGLKKYVSQNPSRDSKRTLIAVTSGANMNFDRLRFVAERASMGEGKEALLAVQIPERPGSFAELINTIMPHAVTEFSYRYASDEVANILIGLSLTAPAAQRSEELRMLIERIKSGNMNVSDLSQDELAKSHIRYLVGGRSGVPHERLYMFSFPERPGALEKFLVTLRPKFNISLFQYRNYGGDLGKIVTGIVCPDDEVPELETFLRKIGYPYQDCTDSDVFKTFLRT